In Pseudohongiella acticola, the sequence TAAAGTCCTGCGCGGCAGCCGCGACTCCTCCATGTTTATCGCTGTCGATCGTGTCCGCCAGGGCCTCGCTGATGCCTGCGTCAGTGCCGGTAATACGGGCGCCCTGTTGATGGCCGGACGACACCTGCTTGATGCCATCCCGGGCATTGATAAACCCGCGATCATGGCGACCCTGCCTGCGACCCGCTCTGGCGGCTACAGCTATTTGCTCGATGTCGGCGCCAACGTCAGTAACAATGCGGCTGAACTTTACCAGTTTGCCCTGATGGGGTCAGTGCTGGCGTCCAGTCTCTCTGAGCGTCCGCATGCGCGTGTGGCATTGCTGAATATAGGTGCTGAGGCCAATAAAGGCACGCCGGAAATACAGCAGGCGGCAAGCCTGCTGGCGGATAGCCCGGAGCTGAACTATATTGGATTCATCGAGGGTAATCAGCTTTATGACGGGGTTGCCGACGTCATTGTCTGTGATGGCTTTACCGGCAATATCACCATCAAGACCAGTGCCGGTGCGGTCAAGGTCATACAGGGTCTGTTAACCAAAACCATCAGGGCTGGCTGGTACTTCCGGTTGCTCAGCCTGTTTGCCCGGCCCCTGTTGCTGGGCATTCAGAAAGAGCTGAATCCGGCACGGTATAATGGCGCCACCCTGGTGGGTCTGAGCGGCATTATCGTGAAGAGTCATGGTCATGCCTCGCAGGATGGCTTTGAGCATGCGATCAGACATGCAATAAAACAGGTAGAAGACGATGTGCCGGCACTGATTGCCGGTAAAATGAATCACGCTAGCGAATAGAGAACGAGTGCACAACATGCAAAAATTTGGATTTGTTTTTCCGGGACAGGGTTCACAGAAAGCAGGCATGCTCAGTGAGCTGGCAGAGGTCCATCCTGTTGTAGTCGACACGTTTGCACTGGCTTCAGAGGTGCTGGGTAAGGATTTGTGGCAGATTGCACAGGACAACCCTGATGGTTTGCTGGATCAGACCCATTTCACGCAGCCGGTCCTGCTGGCGGCATCCGTTGCGATCTGGCGGGCGTGGATGGCCAAGCAGGCGCCGTTGCCGGATATGCTTGCCGGTCATAGCCTGGGTGAATACTCCGCGCTGGTCTGTGCGGGTGTGCTGAGTTTTGAGGATGCCATCGCGCTGGTACACAAGCGTGGCCAATACATGCAAAGTGCGGTGCCCGCCGGTACCGGCGGCATGGCTGCCATCATTGGCATGGACGACAGCCGTATCGATGCGCTGTGTCGCAGTGCTGCCGGTGACGGCGTGGTCGCGCCTGCCAACTTCAATTCTCCGGGACAGACCGTGATTGCGGGTGACAGGGACGCGGTTGAGCGCGTCATGGCCGCCTGCAAGGAAGCCGGCGCCAAACGCGCGCTGCCGCTGAACGTCAGTGTGCCGTCGCATTGTGCCTTGATGAAGTCTGCGGCAGAGGCACTGGCTGCTGATCTGGCGGCGATTGATTTTAAAAAGCCCGAACTGCCAGTGGTGCAGAATATCAATGGCCGGGCCAGCAAAGAGCTGAGTGAAATACGCGATAATCTGCTTAAACAGTTGTACATGCCGGTACAATGGGTTGATACCATTTACTGTATGCGCGACTTTGGCATTGGCAAAGTAGTAGAATGCGGCCCTGGGAAAGTACTGGGCGGGTTGATCAAACGGATTCAGCCGGAAATCAGTTGTTTTAATACTGATACACCGGATGCATTGACTGAGGCCGTTGATGGACTGAGCCGCTAGTGAAAACGTTTAACAATGGAGTGACGTAATAAATGAGCATGTCAGGAAAAGTAGCCCTGGTCACGGGTGCCAGTCGTGGAATCGGGCGGGCAATTGCCGCCGAGCTTGGTAGTCAGGGCGCCATCGTTGCCGGGACTGCTACAACAGACGAAGGCGCTCAGGCGATTACGGAATTTTTTGCCAGTCAGGGTGTCAAAGGGGCTGGGTTCCGTCTTGACGTGTCTTCAACCGAGGCCGTTGAGACCGTGATGGCAACAATTGCAGCCGATCTCGGAGGCGCACCCCTGATCCTGGTTAACAATGCCGGCATCACCCGTGACAACCTGCTGATGCGAATGAAAGAGGATGAATGGGGTAGCGTCATCAATACCAACCTCAATTCGCTGTACCGCGTGTGCCGGGTGGCGCTTAAATCCATGACCAAGGCGCGCTGGGGTCGCATCATCAATATCAGCTCTGTGGTCGCCTCCAGTGGCAATCCGGGGCAGACCAATTACGCCGCATCAAAAGCGGCAGTCGAAGGGTTTTCGCGTTCATTGGCCCGGGAGATTGGGTCACGGGGCATTACCGTCAATTCGATTGCACCGGGTTTTATTGATACCGACATGACCCGGGCATTGACAGAAAAACAGATCGAGACACTGTTGGTACAAATTCCATTGGCGCGCTTCGGCAAGCCGGAAGAAATTGCATCGGTGGCCAGCTTTCTGGCATCAGATGCCGGCGCCTATATTACCGGTGAAACCATTCAGGTAAATGGCGGCATGTACATGGCGTAAAAGGCATGAAGGGGGCGCGTTTATTGATTATGTGATAGTTTAATTTATAATAATAAATCATTGATAATTAATTAAATTAATCTGATCAAGTGAATTATTTTACAGTTTAAGATTACAAGCACTATAAAATACATGTAAACTTGCGTTTTAGATTATTTCAGTTGGTCAATTTTTAACCAATTTAATCGGAATGCATGACAAACCTTGGTACTAGGAGCTAATAAGAGTTATGAGCAGCATTGAAGAACGCGTGAAAAAAATTGTCTGCGAGCAGCTTGGCGTTAAGGAAGAAGACGTAAAGGCTTCCTCTTCATTCGTAGAAGATCTCGGCGCTGATTCTTTGGATACCGTGGAATTGGTTATGGCTCTCGAAGAAGAGTTTGAAACTGAGATTCCGGACGAAGAAGCCGAAAAGATCACCACTGTTCAGCTGGCCATTGATTATATCAATTCGCACCTGTAACAGCATTCCGCTTATCGGATAGATACAAACAAAAGCTACTCTGGGTTCCGACTTAGAGTAGCTTTTGTTTATCTGGATGTTGGGATGATTGGATGTTTGGTCCGGCAAATGCCGTAAAATATCTGCGACCGGATTAACACGGTCAGATACGTGGAGATAAAGCGTGTTTAATGGCAGAAGAGTAGTGGTGACAGGCCTGGGCATGGTGACCCCATTGGGAAACGATGTTGCGTCTACCTGGCAAGCACTGAAAGACGGTCAGAGCGGTATCAATGTATTAGAGCATTTTGATACGTCAGCGTTCAGCACCCGCTTTGGTGGCTCCATCAAAAATTTTGACAACGAACCGTACATGTCGGCAAAAGATGCCAAACGCATGGACGTGTTTATCCTGTATGGCGTGGCGGCCGGTGTGCAGGCCATGTCCGATGCCGGACTGGAAGAGGGCGGTTTTGACCCGACCCGATTTGGCGCCGCCATTGGTTCCGGTATCGGCGGTATCACCGCGATTGAAAACAACGCCGAGTTGATTCGCGGTGCCGGCCCTCGCAAGATCTCCCCGTTTTTTGTGCCGGGCTCAATCATCAATATGCTGGGCGGCACACTGTCCATTCGTTATAACCTGCAGGGCCCCAATATCGCGGTCACCACCGCCTGTACCACGGGCACCCACAATATCGGGTTGGCCGCGCAGATGATTGCGTCCGGGCAGGCTGACCTGATGATTGCCGGTGGCGCTGAAATGGCGACATCGCCAGTCGGCCTGGGTGGCTTCTGCGCTGCCCGCGCACTATCCACGCGCAATGATGACCCGCAGGCCGCCAGCCGGCCCTGGGACAAGGATCGCGACGGATTTGTACTGAGCGACGGGGCTGGCATCATGATTCTGGAAGAATATGAGCATGCCCGTCAGCGTGGTGCCAAAATTTATGCCGAGATTTCCGGCTTTGGCATGAGCGCCGATGCGTTTCACATGACGTCGCCATCAGAAAATGGCCGAGGTGCGGCCGCCTGCATGCAGAATGCCCTGAACAGTGCCGGGCTTAATGCGGGTGATATCGACTATGTGAATGCCCATGGAACCTCGACTACCGCCGGCGATATCGCGGAGACCCAGGCGGTGAAAACCGTTTTTGGCGATTACGCCTACAAGCTGCCGGTCAGTTCCAGCAAATCCATGATCGGCCACTTGTTGGGAGCTGCAGGCGCAGTGGAGTCAATCATCTGTGTGCTATCCCTTGATGAGCAGGTCATCACACCCACCATCAACCTGGACGAGGCAGATGCAGCCTGTGATCTTGATTATGTGCCGGGTAGCAGTCGGGACGCTAAACTCAATGCTGTGCTCAACAACTCCTTCGGATTCGGGGGAACTAACGGCTCTCTGATTTTTGCACGCCGGCCCTGATGGCGGTGTTGACGCTGGTCGATGGTGAGCTTGCTGACAATGTCCCGGTCAGTGACCGCGGCCTGCTTTATGGCGATGGTGTGTTTGAAACCATGCACTATCGTCAGCATCAATTGATGCGACTGCCCGCCCATATGCTGCGGCTGCAGCGTAGCTGCGAACAGCTGGGCATCCCGCTTCTAATGACAGACATCCAGCAGCATATCGATAGCCTGCTTTCCCGAGTGTCATCCTTGGCTGATACGCCGACAGACGGTATCGTCAAAATCATTGTTACCCGCGGCGATGGCGGTCGAGGTTACATGCCTGCAGCAACCTCACAGTCCCGTGTGGTGGTGCAATTTCACCTGATGCCGACGCCCTATGCTGAATGTTACCGCCGCGGGATTTCCTGCATGCTGTGCCGGCACCCGGTGTCCATCAATCCTGCGCTGGCCGGGTTGAAACATCTGAATCGCCTGGATCAGGTCATGGCCAGCCGCGAACTGGCGGCAGCACAGAACAATGCTGCAAACACTGACCCCATGTTGCAGGAAGGCTTGATGCTGGACAGCCTGGGTGACCTGACGGAAGGCACCAGGAGTAATGTTTTTCTGGTTATCAACGACCAGCTTTGCACACCTGATTTAACTCAGGCGGGTGTGTGTGGCCTCATGCGCAATTTAATTCTGGACTGGTTTGAAGGGCAGGGTATACCGGTCACGGTGAGAGCAATCACCGGCCAGGAGCTGATGCTTGCCAGCGAAGTTTTTATTTGCAACAGTGTCATCGGTATCTGGCCGGTGAACAGTGTTTATGACTTCAGCTCGGGAACCTGCATTCATCTGTCCAGCCAGACCATGGCGCGTAGCGCACAACAGGGATTGTTGAGTCATTAAATGTTGCGTCTATTGATCAAAGCACCTGACCACTCCGCAGACCACGAAACCCGACTGCCATGGTTTTAATGTCCGTTCGCAGATTGCTGTTAATTGTACTGGCACTGTGCCTGATTGCGGTGCTTGTGGTGGCTGCTACGTTGCTGACAGTAAGGCAGTACCTGGATTCGCCCCTGTCCTTGCCAGACGACGCTGTTGTTGTTGATATCGAACCCGGTATGCCACTGCAGTTGATTGCCTCCCGACTGGCAGACAATGGTTACCTGTCGTGGCCGCGTGCCATGGTGTTATGGGCACGGTGGCAGGGCTTTGATCGTCGTATTCGCAGTGGCGAGTATGCGCTTGAGGCAGGCCAGACGCCGCGGACACTGATGGCGCTGTTAATGTCAGGCCGCGTTGTGCAGTATCCTGTTACCTTCGTGGAAGGCTGGACGGTCCGGCAGGCGCTGGAACACTTGTGGCGGCTCGACAATATCAACCCACAACTGCAGGGCATGTCCAATGACGATATTCATTCGGCGCTGCAGATCTCGCTGCCGGCGCTGGAGGGCAGTCTTTTCCCGGATACCTATTTTTATACCAAAGGCACAAGCGATGTCGCCATTCTGCAACGCGCCAACCAGCGCCTGCAGCAGGTCCTGACAGAGGAATGGCAGCAGCGTGCGGACGGCCTGCCCTATGAATCTCCGTGGCAGGCATTGATTATGGCGTCAATTATCGAGCGGGAGTCTGGTTACAAGGCAGAAAAGCGTGACATAGCCGGTGTTTTTGTCAGACGGCTACAGTCAGGCATGAGACTGCAGTCGGATCCCACCGTGATCTATGGCATGGGTAGCAGCTATGATGGTGTGATCTATCGTAGTGATCTCAACACCACCACCGCGTACAATACCTATCGCATCAATGGTCTGCCGCCGACGCCGATTGCATTGGCAGGGCGAGACTCCATTCATGCGAGCATGCAGCCGAAAAAGGGCACCGCGTTGTATTTTGTGTCACGCGGCGATGGCAGCCATCAGTTCTCCGATACACTGGAGCAGCATAATTCGGCCGTGCAGCGCTATCTGCGCGGCGGCGCTGAAAACGAAAATAATTGAGGCTCAGCATCCTGTCAGATGTCATGTCGGGTGCCAAGTCAGGTAGTCAGTCAGGTGCAGTTAAATTGTAGATAGAGGATTAATGTGTCGGGTTGTCTGTTAACGGTTGAAGGCATTGAAGGTGTTGGTAAAACTACCAATATCAAATGGATATGCGAATGTCTTGAGAAGCAGGGTATCCCCTATGTGCAGAGTCGGGAGCCCGGTGGCACGGCGCTTGCCGAGGAAATTCGACAGTTGCTGCTGACGCCGCGTGATGAGTCCATGTCGGAACTGACCGAGTTGCTACTGGTGTTTTCGGCTCGCGCACAACACCTGCATCAACTGATTCAGCCGGCACTTGCACGCGGCGAATGGGTTGTCTGTGACCGTTTTACCGACGCCACCTATGCCTATCAGGGCGGAGGTCGTGGCCTGGATTCGACGATAATAGCGGCGCTGGAAACCCTGGTGCAGGGTGAGCTGCGGCCCGATCTTACCCTGATTCTTGACATCGAACCGGCGCAGGGACTGGCGCGTGCCTATCAACGTGGTGCACCGGACCGATTTGAGCAGGAAGCAATCGGATTCTTCAGCCGGGTCAGGCAGGCCTACCTTGATCGTGCTCTGATCTCGCCTGAGCGTTACCTGATTGTGGATGCCGGCAAAGAACTGGTCAATGTTCAGCAGCAGATCAAGACCGGTCTTGAACAATTCTGCCAACGTCATGCGGCCGCTGCTTCGCCAACAGGGGATCTGACGCATGGCGATTGATGCAGTTCTGCCCTGGCACACCGACGCCTGGACGCAGGTCATGAACCAGCAGCGCAATCAGCGACTGGCGCACGCCTATTTGATCAGTGGTCTGCCCGGCAGTGGGCGTTACCTGTTTGCCCGTGCGCTGGCTGCCACGCTGCTATGCACTGAGTTGGCCTCAGATGAAGCCAACAGCACCGCCTGTGGTCATTGCCGTCAGTGTCTTCTGTTTGATACCGGTCATCATCCGGATGTGCTGGATATTACGCCGGAAGAAGGCAAAAAAAGCATCAAAATCGATCAGATACGAACCATTTCCAATCTGGTTAATCAGACCAGTAACCAGACTGGTGCGATCAAGGTCATCATCATTCAGCCGGCAGAGGCGCTGGGTACCGCTGCTGCCAATGCCTTGCTGAAGAACCTGGAAGAGCCGCCTGGCAGGACGCTGTTTTTGTTGATATGTGAGCCTGGCGCACAAATGCTGCCGACCATCCGCAGTCGCTGTCAGCCTTTGCCGTTGTCACCGGCAACATCAGAACAGGGGCTGGCCTGGTTGTCTCAACAGTCGGCGGCAGCGCAGGATGAACTGGCGGCGGCGCTGACGCTGGCGTCCGGGGCGCCCCTGCGAGCGTTGTCACTGCTGGAGGCTGGGATTCCGGCATGGCGTGGCATCGTGCAGGAGCAGCTTGCCGAATTGGCTGATGGTTTGATGACGCCATTACAACTGGCGAAATACTGCAACACACAGCCACCGGCATATGCTATAGAACTGATGCAGGCGCTGACATTGCAGCAAGTCCGTGAGGCATTGCAGTCACAGAAGTCCCGACGCGCGAAAAGGTTTTTGCAGCTTGGGCGTGAACTTGTTGTGATTAGCAGGCAGCTAAGCAGTGGCGCCAACCCGAATACGTTGATGGCGTTGGAGTATGTCTTCAGTACCTGGCAGACCATCTCAGGAGACAAGGATGTCGTCCAGCAAGGCCGAGAATTACAGTTCACCGGCAGCGCAGGCTGACGCCGAAGCCCATCACCAACACCCGTTGCTGATGTCTGTCAGTATCACCGACCCCCTGGTTCTGCAGCGCTGTTACATGCCCTTTTTCCTGCGGGGCGGTCTGTTTGTGCCCAGTGCACGTCGTTTCAGCTTGCGACAGCGACTGTTTCTGGTGCTGACGCTACCGGCCCTGCCAGATGCACCCGATAAGCACACCATCTGCGCACTCAACACCACGGTTGCATGGTTGTCGCCCGCGCCATGGGGGGCCGGCCAGATAACAAATGATCAACTGGGCAGGGGAGGGGTTAACGCAAGAGTGCAAGGAGTAGGGTTGCATTTTGATAACGCCGAGCCGGATCTGAAACCGTTTATAGAATCGCTGCTGAAAGCTCTGTTATGATCGGGTCAGTCAACCTCGGAGGTAATCCCATGCAGTCCATCCTCAAGCTCAGACAGAACCCTGCTTACAATCGCTCAATTTTTAGTCAGTTTGCGCGCACCTTTGGCCGCACCTTTGTCAGACTGAGATTGTACGCACTGACTGCGTTGTGTCTGTCTGTGCTGGCCTGTTCTCCGCAGAATGGCCAGGACGTTGCGGCGGCCGCAGTTGACGCTACCGTGCTGGATGTTTATAAAAGTCCGACCTGTGGTTGCTGCAGCCTGTGGATAGAACATGCCGAGGAACGTGGCTTTCAGGTGATGGCACACGATCTGGACAATAACGCGTTGGCGCTGGCAAAACTTGAGCGTGGTGTGACGCCGCGTTATCAGTCATGCCACACCACAGTGGCTGAAGATGGCAGCGTTTTTGAAGGACACATTCCGGCGTACCTGATACACCAGTATCTGGCTGACAAACCGGCCGGTTCGATTGGTCTGGCGGTACCGGGCATGCCCATGGGCAGTCCGGGCATGGAAGTCGGAGACCGAATGGATGCCTACGATGTGTTGTTATTGAAAGCGGATGGCAGCACAGAAGTTTACGCACATATCAGCGACCAGCAGTCGCAGTATCAGTGACAGGCGATTATAACGGCGCCTGATCCTGCAGTTTCAGGGTCACCAGTTCTGCCAGCGCGAGACTCGCAGTCAGGCCTGGTGACTCAATGCCAAACAGCTGAATCAGTCCCGGGCAGCCATGCACGTATTCATCCTGAATCATGAAGTCAGCATAACCCGGACCCAGGCGCGGCCTGATACCAGCGTATGACGGGTTCAATCGTGTGGCATCCAGTGCCGGGAAATACCGTTTGATGGCCAGGGCGAACGCTTCACGGCGAGATTCGTCGACGACATAGTCAACGCTGCTGATCGCCTCAATGTCCGGGCCAAAGCGACACTGGCCTGCCATGTCCAGCGTTGCATGAATGCCAAGACCACGTTGCTGGGGATCAGGCACCGGATAGATCAAATGCCGGAATGGTGAGCGTCCGGACAACGCAAAATAATGGCCTTTTACCAGATTCAGCTCGGGGTTCAGAGTCTGGTCCATGCCGGCTATTGAGGCCGCCACCCGGGTGGCAGACAGGCCTGCGCAGTTGATCAGTATGCGGCTGCGTATCTTGAAAGGATCCTGTGCTTCCGCTGCGTTCCCGTCCGGGTAGTTATGGCTGGCATGGCTGCCAACACCAGCATCCGTATCAACATCGATATCAAAGATCCCCGGCCCCTGACAGGCAGCACGTAGAAAGCGACTGTGTGTTGCGATCAACGTGCCCTGACTCTCTGCCTCCTGCTGCAGGCGCTGCATCAGGGCATGACTGTCGACGATGCCGGTATCCGGCGACCACAGAGCGGCGCTTGCGTGCAGCTGTGGTTCCAGCCTGGCGAACGCCTGTTGTGATTGCCACCTGAGCGAGTCAACACCGCAGGTTTGCGCGGAGGACCGTAATAATTCAAGTGCCGATTCTTCTCCTGCCTGCGCGACAATCAACTTGCCCAGACGTTGATGCGGTACGTCATGCTTGGCGCAATATTCGTAGAGCAGGGCGCTGCCGCGGATACACAGCCGTGCTTTCAGGCTGCCGGGTGGATAATACAGACCCGCGTGAATGACCTCGCTGTTTCGGCTACTGATTTCCTGGCCAATGTCGCTGTTCTGTTCAAGCACCAGTATGGATGCTTTGGGCCAGCGCAGCGACAATGCCCGGGCCAGCGCCAGGCCGACAACGCCCGCGCCAACAATACAGACATCAAACGGTTGTCGGGGTGCGGTGTTAATAAGCGGTTGCGCCCCCGTCATTACGGGGGTCGGACGCAGCGTTCATGACCCCGTCTCTGACCAGTATCGAGTTGGCGTCGCCGATGCCGTAACCACCGGGGCGCAATTCGGTGTGACCCATGCTTTCCAGTTTTTCCTGCGCACCGTCGACAAAGGCGTTGGGTTCATAGCGCACAATATCAGGCTGCCACTGATGATGAATACGAGGACTGGCGACGGCCTCCTCGATGCCCATGCCGTGATCCAGTGTGTTCAGAATGACCTGAAATACGGTGTTTATAATGGTCGAGCCACCCGGTGAGCCGGTAACCAGCACGGTTTCCCCATCACGAGTAACGATGGTCGGTGTCATGGAGCTGAGCATGCGTTTGCCCGGCTCAATTTTATTGGCCTCATCGCCCAGCAGACCATAGGCATTGGGTGCACCGGGTTTGGCGGAGAAATCGTCCATTTCATTATTGAGCAGGAAGCCGGCACCGGGCACCACAATGCGATTGCCGTAACCCAGGTTCAGCGTAGTCGTCACAGACACGGCGATACCGTTTTTGTCCATCACGGAATAGTGGGTGGTTTCGGTGCTCTCTGCAGGCCAGTTGCCGGCACCAACATCTTCGCTACGCGACGCCTGTTCCGGATTCATGTCGCTGAAACGCTCACGTGCGTACGCTTTGTCTGTCAGCATTGCCAATGGCACCGGATAAAAATCCGGATCACCCATGTGTTCAGCGCGATCGGCATAGGCTCGGCGTTGTGCTTCCACCATCAAGTGAATAGTGTCGGCGGTGCCCCAGCCAAGGCTGCCCAGATCATGAGGTTCCAGCATATTGAGCATCTGCACTACCAGAGCACCGCCAGAGGAGGGCGGGGGCATGGACCAGATGTCATAACCGCGGTAGCTGCCACTGATGGGTTGGCGCCATTCCACGTTATAGGACTGCAGATCGTCATGAGAAATCATGCCGCCCAGGCGCTGCATTTCGGCGACCAGCAGATCTGCTGTAGTGCCTCGGTAGAATCCGTCACGACCCTGATCGGAAATGCGTTTGAGAGATTCAGCCAGATCGCTCTGTACCCACAGCTCGCCGGCTCGCCATGCCTGACCATTGTTGGTGAAGATGGCTGTGGATGCCGGGTATGCGCTCATGCTGTCAGAGACGCGGGCAAAATCACTGGCCATGTCTTCGGTCAGAGGGAAACCCTGTTCGGCCAATCGGATGGCGGGGGCCATGACAGCTTCGCGACTCAGCGAGCCGTAGCGTTCAAGTGCATCGAGCATGCCGGCAACACTGCCAGGAACGCCGGCAGCCTGGGCGCTGTACAGCGACTTGCGACGGTCAACATTGCCGGCGGTATCCAGAAACATGTCCGGAAACGCGGTGCCTGGCGCTTTTTCCCGGTGGTCCTGGGTAACAACGGTGCCATCTTCAAGCTTGATGACCATGAAACCGCCACCACCAATATTGCCTGCAGAAGGGTGGGTCACTGCCAGTGCAAACCCCACCGCCACGGCGGCATCAACGGCGTTGCCACCTTGCTGAAGAATTTCCACCCCGACATCGGATGCAATCTGTGAGCGTGACGTGACCACACCGTTGGTGCCTGCTACTGTGTTTGCCTGGGATAAGGATGAAAACACCAGTGCCAATGCGAGCAGGCAGGTAAGATATGAGCGGTTCAGCATGATTGGCGCCTCTGATTTACGTAGGTTTTCAGTGCATTGAATGTGACTTCTATCCTATCATAAAGCATTCACTTGCGGTCATGACCCGCCCCTCAGCCATTGGTTTTTTGCAGAGCGAACGTTGCAGGGTAAACAAGGAACAGCAGATTTATATGTCGACTTTTGAATATGATTTTTTTGTTATTGGTGCAGGCTCCGGTGGCGTGCGAGCTGCAAGAACGGCCGCGGCACTTGGGGCGCGCACTGGCATCGCGGAGGAACGCTTTTTTGGTGGCACCTGCGTCAATGTAGGGTGCATACCGAAAAAGCTGTACACCTATGCCGCCCACACTCGCCATGACATTGCCGACAGCGCCGCCTACGGCTGGCATGTTGCCTCTGAGCCCACGTTCGACTGGTCGCTTCTAAAAACAAATAAAGACAAAGAAATCAATCGACTGAATGGTATTTATAAAAACCTGCTGAATTCGGCTGATGTCGATATTCATGAGGGGCATGCTCGACTGGCAGGTCCCAATCGCGTCGCAATTGGTGACCGGGAAATCACCGCAGAGCACATTTTGTTTGCGGTAGGTGGGCAGTCCTTTATGCCGCCCGTGCCAGGGATTGAAAACGCTCTGGATTCCGACGACTTTTTTGAGCTGAGCGCTCAACCAACGGACGTACTGATTGTCGGCGGTGGGTACATTGCGACGGAGCTGGCGGGTGTGTTTTCAGGCCTGGGTTCGCAGGTGACACTGGCATATCGAGGCGATTTGCTGCTAAATGGCTTTGACGAGGACATTCGGTCATTTTTTACCGACTCGATAAAATCATATGTAAACCTGAAACTGAATTCGGACATTCAACGTATCGAACGCTCAGGTGACAAAAAAGAGGTCGTTTTTTCCGATGGTACACGAGCAGCCTTCGATGCGGTCTTGTATGCGACCGGACGCGTGCCCGCAACCGCGAAACTGGGACTGACCGATTTTGGCATCAAGCTGTCTGATGTTGGTGCCATCATTGTTGACAAGAACTTTGAGACAGCAATGCCAGGTGTGTACGCCGTCGGTGATGTAATTGATCGGGTAACACTGACACCGGTTGCACTGGCTGAGGGGCAGGCGCTGGCAAGGCGACTGTTTGGTGGTCCGAAGCAGCAGGTATCGTATGACCTGATTCCCGCTGCCGTGTTCAGCGAACCGCAAATTGCAACGGTGGGTATGACG encodes:
- the pabC gene encoding aminodeoxychorismate lyase → MAVLTLVDGELADNVPVSDRGLLYGDGVFETMHYRQHQLMRLPAHMLRLQRSCEQLGIPLLMTDIQQHIDSLLSRVSSLADTPTDGIVKIIVTRGDGGRGYMPAATSQSRVVVQFHLMPTPYAECYRRGISCMLCRHPVSINPALAGLKHLNRLDQVMASRELAAAQNNAANTDPMLQEGLMLDSLGDLTEGTRSNVFLVINDQLCTPDLTQAGVCGLMRNLILDWFEGQGIPVTVRAITGQELMLASEVFICNSVIGIWPVNSVYDFSSGTCIHLSSQTMARSAQQGLLSH
- the acpP gene encoding acyl carrier protein; amino-acid sequence: MSSIEERVKKIVCEQLGVKEEDVKASSSFVEDLGADSLDTVELVMALEEEFETEIPDEEAEKITTVQLAIDYINSHL
- the plsX gene encoding phosphate acyltransferase PlsX yields the protein MTEVRRIAIDVMGGDSGPPVTVPAALAALKKHPLLQITLVGDEQQITPLLTSLSPNDATRVDIVHTSVAISAHARPDKVLRGSRDSSMFIAVDRVRQGLADACVSAGNTGALLMAGRHLLDAIPGIDKPAIMATLPATRSGGYSYLLDVGANVSNNAAELYQFALMGSVLASSLSERPHARVALLNIGAEANKGTPEIQQAASLLADSPELNYIGFIEGNQLYDGVADVIVCDGFTGNITIKTSAGAVKVIQGLLTKTIRAGWYFRLLSLFARPLLLGIQKELNPARYNGATLVGLSGIIVKSHGHASQDGFEHAIRHAIKQVEDDVPALIAGKMNHASE
- the fabD gene encoding ACP S-malonyltransferase; translation: MQKFGFVFPGQGSQKAGMLSELAEVHPVVVDTFALASEVLGKDLWQIAQDNPDGLLDQTHFTQPVLLAASVAIWRAWMAKQAPLPDMLAGHSLGEYSALVCAGVLSFEDAIALVHKRGQYMQSAVPAGTGGMAAIIGMDDSRIDALCRSAAGDGVVAPANFNSPGQTVIAGDRDAVERVMAACKEAGAKRALPLNVSVPSHCALMKSAAEALAADLAAIDFKKPELPVVQNINGRASKELSEIRDNLLKQLYMPVQWVDTIYCMRDFGIGKVVECGPGKVLGGLIKRIQPEISCFNTDTPDALTEAVDGLSR
- the mltG gene encoding endolytic transglycosylase MltG: MSVRRLLLIVLALCLIAVLVVAATLLTVRQYLDSPLSLPDDAVVVDIEPGMPLQLIASRLADNGYLSWPRAMVLWARWQGFDRRIRSGEYALEAGQTPRTLMALLMSGRVVQYPVTFVEGWTVRQALEHLWRLDNINPQLQGMSNDDIHSALQISLPALEGSLFPDTYFYTKGTSDVAILQRANQRLQQVLTEEWQQRADGLPYESPWQALIMASIIERESGYKAEKRDIAGVFVRRLQSGMRLQSDPTVIYGMGSSYDGVIYRSDLNTTTAYNTYRINGLPPTPIALAGRDSIHASMQPKKGTALYFVSRGDGSHQFSDTLEQHNSAVQRYLRGGAENENN
- the tmk gene encoding dTMP kinase, translating into MSGCLLTVEGIEGVGKTTNIKWICECLEKQGIPYVQSREPGGTALAEEIRQLLLTPRDESMSELTELLLVFSARAQHLHQLIQPALARGEWVVCDRFTDATYAYQGGGRGLDSTIIAALETLVQGELRPDLTLILDIEPAQGLARAYQRGAPDRFEQEAIGFFSRVRQAYLDRALISPERYLIVDAGKELVNVQQQIKTGLEQFCQRHAAAASPTGDLTHGD
- the fabG gene encoding 3-oxoacyl-ACP reductase FabG; this translates as MSMSGKVALVTGASRGIGRAIAAELGSQGAIVAGTATTDEGAQAITEFFASQGVKGAGFRLDVSSTEAVETVMATIAADLGGAPLILVNNAGITRDNLLMRMKEDEWGSVINTNLNSLYRVCRVALKSMTKARWGRIINISSVVASSGNPGQTNYAASKAAVEGFSRSLAREIGSRGITVNSIAPGFIDTDMTRALTEKQIETLLVQIPLARFGKPEEIASVASFLASDAGAYITGETIQVNGGMYMA
- the fabF gene encoding beta-ketoacyl-ACP synthase II, encoding MFNGRRVVVTGLGMVTPLGNDVASTWQALKDGQSGINVLEHFDTSAFSTRFGGSIKNFDNEPYMSAKDAKRMDVFILYGVAAGVQAMSDAGLEEGGFDPTRFGAAIGSGIGGITAIENNAELIRGAGPRKISPFFVPGSIINMLGGTLSIRYNLQGPNIAVTTACTTGTHNIGLAAQMIASGQADLMIAGGAEMATSPVGLGGFCAARALSTRNDDPQAASRPWDKDRDGFVLSDGAGIMILEEYEHARQRGAKIYAEISGFGMSADAFHMTSPSENGRGAAACMQNALNSAGLNAGDIDYVNAHGTSTTAGDIAETQAVKTVFGDYAYKLPVSSSKSMIGHLLGAAGAVESIICVLSLDEQVITPTINLDEADAACDLDYVPGSSRDAKLNAVLNNSFGFGGTNGSLIFARRP